From Balneolales bacterium ANBcel1:
CCGGCCCGGGCATGGCTGACCGCCATTCGCGCAAGTATATCCACCGTTTCGTCATTTACAATTTCTCCATCCTTTACAATGCCGTCGTGACCATAGCTCGAGTAGGGATCAAGGGCGACGTCGGTCATAACCGTGAGCCCCGGCACCGCCTCCTTGATGCGTTTTACCGCGGTTTGCATCAAACCCTGTTCATTCAGCGCCTCGGTTCCCTCATTGTCCTTCCTGGCTTCGGGGACCTTCACAAACAATAAAACCGCCTGAATACCCAGTTCATGCCATTTTGCTGCACGGGATACCGCCAGATCAAGCGACATGCGGTAGTAACCCGGCATGGAGAGAATCGGATCCATGATATCCTTCCCCTCCGTTATAAACATCGGAGCGATAAAATCGGATGGATTGAGGCTGGTCTCGGATACGAGTCGACGGAGGCCGGCATGCCGGCGGTTGCGTCTGCCGCGTTTGAGAGGATAGCCTGATAAAAAGTCTTTGTGCTGCGTTGTCATATCCTGCAGAATTTGATTTTGAGATTGCCGGCAATGCGGAATGCCCACCGGCCCTGGTTCTGATATTAATCAATTCAGAGCATACCTTCCGGATATAAACCGGGAAACCACCATCCGGCTGCATGAATGGGGATGCCGAGCCTGAGCGGAGCCCTGTGGCTGTCCGATTCGAGGAGCCCTTCGTCCAGCAGACGGCTGATCATGTTTCTCGCCGTGCGCTCACCCAGGCCCGTGATGCGCGTCATTTCTCCACGGGGAACAGCTCCACGCAGCATGACGGCTTCCAAAGCAAATCTGGCTTCATCCCGGAGCTCCGGTTGATCAACCATCCCGGCAGAGCGCAAAGACACATACTTGTGCATTCTGGGAAGCAGCGCATCGGAATCCAGCAGCCGGTGCACGAACCGGATCTCATCAAGACATACATTTAGATAAAAATGACAAAAATCTGTCACCCTGCAAAGCGACTCCCGCTGGCGGGTTGTTTTGGATGAATTAGTCTGACCCGGATCTGTGGGTTGTTCTCCGGCATATTGCGCTTCATTACCGAAGAAGTCCATATACGCTTCCCGGTTTCGCGCCAGTCCGCGAGAAATCGTCCAGAGTCCGCCGGCATCCGCCTGTGCCTGTTTCAGCCAGGCATGACTTACAAAACGGGCTATTTGGCCATTACCACCGGCAAATGGGCGCATTCGCATAAAATGATAGTGTGAAGCAGCAGCGGCAATCAGGATATCGGCTCCGTGAAATGACGCGCTATTAAAAATGTCAGAGAACTGATGTAAGGTCAACTTTGAAGAATCCTTGACAATCCCTGTATCAGACCGTGCATCCTGTTTACCGGCAGGCCGCTGCGCTTCTGATATTTCGGTGTTCCCGGTTCCATGCGTAACTGTGTCATGAATCCTTTTTTCCGATTCGCCTGTTCCACCGTTCGAATTTGTCCGCTGTTCGCCGGGGGCAATACGAACAAACTTTCCGCTGTCGGGATCCCTGAATTCCCGGAACTCTTTCGGAACCCTCCTGAAATATCCGGCATGCAGTCCTGCCACGAAATCATCGTTGCAGATATTGCGTCCTGGTTCATCCACAAGCTTCTGATCCAGAAATTGCCGGATTTTGACATGTGCCCTGCTGAGAAGCTGCAGGCTCCTTTTCTCCGCGTCACTCTGAAACTCACCCTGAAATGCCTGCTCGATATATTTCGGATGCAGCTGGCGGCCCTCCATCACATTGGAATAGTAGCAGCTTACAAAGTCTGTCAACTTCCCGAGACGCTTCCGCAACTCCGGGTGCACAAGGGCCCCAAGCGCCGCCGCTGCCCTGACAACAGACACGGCCTTGTCGCGCAGCTGATCACGCTGCTTCGGCATAAACGCTTGCGTCGTTTCATCCGACATATTTTCCTATATTTTTTGCCGGTTTATTTTCCTGTTTAATTTCTGGTTATAATAGTACATATATAGCTAATAATAAAGGACCGTAATCAGATAAAAATATTCCTAATATTTCATTTATTACCGGTTCATATTCCGGTTATACAATAATTCGGGTTCCCTGTTGAATAATCTGTTTCGAGACCCATATCCATCCACCCGGAACACAAGCTCTGCGGGGATGCCCGGTCATGCGGATCCTAATCAACCCAGTTGCGGGGTGCTTTCAGTACATCTAAAAGGTGCGATTCTCGTGATCCTTCCCTGATCACGGGGTTGTAGTCCCATCTGACACGTGGCGGAAGGCTCATTAGAATAGATTCAATCCTCCCTCCGGTTTTAAGTCCGAATAACGTGCCACGGTCATGGATCAGATTAAACTCGACATACCTGCCTCGTCCCAACTCCTGAAACATGCGCTCTTCAGCCCCCCAGGGCTCATCGGCTCTTCTCTCGACAATCGGCAGATAGGAGGGGAGAAAAGCCTCCCCGCAACCAGTCGCTACCTGCAGCCAGAAGTCAATGGAATGATCCTGGTCCGCTCTTGCATAATCGAAGAAAATACCTCCTACTCCCCTTGCTTCTCCGCGGTGAGCATTGTAAAAATAGTGATCGCATGACTCCTTGAATCGCGGATAGAGACCCGGGTCGAGAGCATCACACGTTTTTTTATAGCTGAGATGAAAATGACGCGTATCCTCTTCAAACAAATAATAGGGTGT
This genomic window contains:
- the hemB gene encoding porphobilinogen synthase; the encoded protein is MTTQHKDFLSGYPLKRGRRNRRHAGLRRLVSETSLNPSDFIAPMFITEGKDIMDPILSMPGYYRMSLDLAVSRAAKWHELGIQAVLLFVKVPEARKDNEGTEALNEQGLMQTAVKRIKEAVPGLTVMTDVALDPYSSYGHDGIVKDGEIVNDETVDILARMAVSHARAGADYVAPSDMMDGRIGQIRRALEANNYPDTGIMAYSAKYASGFYGPFRDALDSAPGFGDKKTYQMDPANVREAVREAQMDEAEGADMVMVKPGLPYLDVVRAVRESVSVPVAVYQVSGEYAMIKAAAEKGWIDEQDAMMESLIAIKRAGADLVATYWAEDAIRLLTGSR
- a CDS encoding Fic family protein; the protein is MPKQRDQLRDKAVSVVRAAAALGALVHPELRKRLGKLTDFVSCYYSNVMEGRQLHPKYIEQAFQGEFQSDAEKRSLQLLSRAHVKIRQFLDQKLVDEPGRNICNDDFVAGLHAGYFRRVPKEFREFRDPDSGKFVRIAPGEQRTNSNGGTGESEKRIHDTVTHGTGNTEISEAQRPAGKQDARSDTGIVKDSSKLTLHQFSDIFNSASFHGADILIAAAASHYHFMRMRPFAGGNGQIARFVSHAWLKQAQADAGGLWTISRGLARNREAYMDFFGNEAQYAGEQPTDPGQTNSSKTTRQRESLCRVTDFCHFYLNVCLDEIRFVHRLLDSDALLPRMHKYVSLRSAGMVDQPELRDEARFALEAVMLRGAVPRGEMTRITGLGERTARNMISRLLDEGLLESDSHRAPLRLGIPIHAAGWWFPGLYPEGML
- the hemF gene encoding oxygen-dependent coproporphyrinogen oxidase, translating into MSVKELFTNWLYDTQDRICAALEETDGKETFREDKWIRSGGGGGRTRVIERGGVFEKGGVNVSAVHGALPEPIRKRFGVDSGWFYACGLSLVLHPESPMIPTVHANYRYFELYDQEGGDIRDAWFGGGADLTPYYLFEEDTRHFHLSYKKTCDALDPGLYPRFKESCDHYFYNAHRGEARGVGGIFFDYARADQDHSIDFWLQVATGCGEAFLPSYLPIVERRADEPWGAEERMFQELGRGRYVEFNLIHDRGTLFGLKTGGRIESILMSLPPRVRWDYNPVIREGSRESHLLDVLKAPRNWVD